The Terriglobales bacterium genome segment TAGCTTGGAGAGTGCTCTTCAGCTTCTCTACGATATAGTCCACCGAATGAGCAGTCGACTTATTGACGATCCCGTTGTCTGGGGCCGTTGGCATGGATGTCTCCTCATGTCTTCCAGAAGTTGAGGCTTTGCCGCCCCCGGCCGAAACCAGGTAGATCACCATCGCGAGCCGATCAAGGCAATCCCGGTGGCGAGGGCCAAGGGACGAGAAGGCGGAGGCTGCCAGCGAGTTAAGTCGCGCATCAAGCGGGTGTGATGCCACGCGGAAGAGAGATTGACGATCACGCCTACGCCGATGAGCGCGGTCCATCGGGTCCCACACGCCTTGTCTCGAACTGCCCAAAGATCCCTCGCGGCCTATTTGTAGTAGCGCCCGTTCACTTCCTCACCGATGATTGCGACATCGGCGCGTGACGTCGTAAGCGGGTCGGACTTCCACGAAAAGCCGGTGGAGGGCACCTCGATCTGTGCTTCCATCTGGCACGACGCGCGAAAACCGGTGAAGCGGAATTGCCGGGAGGAATCGTCGTAGGTGACGGGCTCCCCGGTCGACTTCCAGATCATCTTGAAGCTCATGCGAGCCGGAATGGCGACGGAGTCGATGGCGGGCCAGCGCGGCTGGTCGACCACCTCCACATCCTTCATGTCCAGAGTGAAGATGCTGGCATCGGGGGTGACGGTCAAGCCTCCGTCCGGCACCGGCACGACCCAGTAGAGTCCCGACGGCGCAATCGGAGGATGGCAGTCGTGGATCTGATTGGCAGGAACCACCGGTCCCTTGAAGAGCGTGAGTCATATATGGGTGAAGGTCCCCTGCTGGGCGGCCCGGGCCGCCCAGTACTCGCCCCGCATCACGCCATAGTCAGTGGTCGGGCTGCCGAATGCGATACGGTTGCCGGCGCTGTCGGTACCCATGCCGGTGAAGGTGCTGCAGCGCGCGACGCGGCCCTTGAAATGGAAGATGTGCGAGGGCTCCAGGTTCGGTCCCGCAGGCTGGTTGTGGCTGCCGTTCTTGTCGAGCCAGGGGATAGGGTAGGGATCGGTGCCACCGTTGGCGGTGCTGGGGACGTCGGGCGAATCCAGCGCAGAGATCTCCGGGGCAAGCGCAAGGGCCACACCAGTCAATGCCCCGGCTTGGAGGAATCGTCGGCGATCATGTATCCGGGAGAAAGAGTTCTTGTAGTTCATGGTCTTGTCTCCGAAGTGCTGACTGGGTTTCTCTCCGTTCTTTGCGGTCTCTAGGCCGTTTTACGTCGTCGTGCAGAAGCAACGATCCAATGGGGCAATCCATTTCGCTAGGCTGCGCCGGCGGCTGCGGGCTTCGCTTCGACAAGCGGCATGTTGACGAGGTGTTCGCTCAGGAACCAGACCTGAAGCTCGTTAGTGCGAAGCACGTCGCTGATCACCAGATCGTTCGTACCATCGTCACCGAGCTCAGAAGCGGTGCTGGCTAACTTCCTGCACTCGCTGATGATGATTCGATGGGCTTCCAGCAAGCGAGACAGTTGGACGGGAACCTCTTCCCGTCCACGAGGTGGACGTGTGATCTGGGTGGTTTCTGCCACATCGGCCGCCATCGCCAGGCTCACGCCACCCAGTAGCTGGATGCGTTCCGCGATGCCGTCCACGAGTTCCACTTGCTCGTCATAGTGTTTATCGAAGAGCAGATGCAGCTGATAGAAGGTCGGACCGGCGACCTGCCAGTGACTTTTCTTGTAGAGGTCACGTAAGGTCATGGTGTCGGCCAAGAGCTGGTTGAGCTGTTCTGTCATCTCCAAGCGGACCGGCTCCTCCAGGCCGAGTGGCAGGGCATGATTGACCGTTCCATACCGCTGGATCTCGCCTGCGCGTTGGTGGAGGTGGGGTTGGGCGCTGATGGTGGCCGCAGGTTTGGCGTCGCTTTGTTTCTTAGACATTCGAGTCTCCTCATTCTTCGGCAGATTGTGGGAGCTTCATAGGAACTTCATCAAAGCCTCGATCGTCTCATTGGGATCTTCCTCTAGGACCCAGTGGCCGGTGTTCTTCAGCACGATAACGGTCGCATCCGGAGCGACAAGCTTCATTTGCCGCCCGAGAAAATCAGCGCTGGCTTTTTCACCGCAGATAGATAAGACCTGCATGGGCAGCTGAGTCTTGGCGAACTCGGCGAAGTCTTTCGCTGCCTGCTGGAAGGAAACGAAGTACGCCCATCCGGCGCGCATTCGGCCCGGACGCGAGTACGCAGCGGTGTAGGCCTGGCGGTCGCTCTCCGAAAGCGAATGGTTCTTATCTGCCGCGAAATCGTTCCAGAAGTGGTCGAAGTAGATACGTTCCCGTCCTTTCACCAGTGCCTCGGGAGTTGGGCCGTTGAAGCGGAAATGCCACATATTCGGATCGTTGTAGTAGGTTTCCCAATCCCCGATACCGGGAAGAAAGGCATCGAGGACCGCCAGCTTCTCTGTCTCGGATGGGAACTGGGCGGCATAAGCATAAGCGACCATCAGGCCAATATCGTGGCCGACCACGCGAGCCTTGGTTACGCCGAGCGACTTGACGAGGCCATGGATCGTCATTGCTGCGCTTTTCATGTCGAGGCCACTTGCCGGGATATCCGAATCGCCGATACCCGGGAGGTCGGGTGCAATTACCGTGAACTTTTCCGCCAGTCGCGGCATGATCGGTCTCCACATGCGCGAAGTCTGAGTGTACCCGTGCAGAAGGATGACCACCGGCCCGTGGCCAGCAGTGACGTAATGCAACTTCAGGCCATTGACGACGGCGGTGCGGGAATCGATAGTGGTCGCAGCACCGGCGGTCGAGAACAAAGTGATCAACAAGATGAGCGCGCGCGCGAGCAGGCTGCAACTTCGGCTCCTCATGATTTCCCTCCGACGACGGGTGTTTGTCGACCCGCGCCCGCCTAGCCCCTTGCCGAGACCAAGCGGGGCGCGGAGGTCGATGATCAAGCGGCCGCCCGTTCAGCCCGTTTGATGAACCCGAGCAGGTCGGCATTGATCTGCTCCGCGTTCGTGGTGGGCATTCCGTGCGGGAATCCCGGGTACACCTTGAGCGTGGCATTCTTCACCAGCTTGGCGGACATCAGGGCCGAGGCGCCGATGGGCACGATCTGGTCATCGTCGCCATGAAGGATGAGCGTAGGCACATCGATATTTCTCAGGTCCTCAGTAAAATCTGTCTCTGAGAACGCCTTGATGCAGTCGTAATGCGCCTTTACGCCTCCCATCATCCCCTGCAACCACCAGTGCTCACGGACGCCTTCGGAGATCTTGGCGCCAGGACGGTTGTAGCCGTAGAAGGGGAGCGTGATGTTCTTGTAGAACTGGGCCCGATCGGCCACATATTGGACGCGGAGATCGTCGAACACCGAGATGGGTAGACCGCCAGGATTCTTCTCGGTCCTTAACATGAGCGGAGGGACTGCGCTGATCAGCACCGCCATGGCGACACGTTCTGAGCCAT includes the following:
- a CDS encoding DNA starvation/stationary phase protection protein, translating into MSKKQSDAKPAATISAQPHLHQRAGEIQRYGTVNHALPLGLEEPVRLEMTEQLNQLLADTMTLRDLYKKSHWQVAGPTFYQLHLLFDKHYDEQVELVDGIAERIQLLGGVSLAMAADVAETTQITRPPRGREEVPVQLSRLLEAHRIIISECRKLASTASELGDDGTNDLVISDVLRTNELQVWFLSEHLVNMPLVEAKPAAAGAA
- a CDS encoding alpha/beta hydrolase, with product MIIDLRAPLGLGKGLGGRGSTNTRRRREIMRSRSCSLLARALILLITLFSTAGAATTIDSRTAVVNGLKLHYVTAGHGPVVILLHGYTQTSRMWRPIMPRLAEKFTVIAPDLPGIGDSDIPASGLDMKSAAMTIHGLVKSLGVTKARVVGHDIGLMVAYAYAAQFPSETEKLAVLDAFLPGIGDWETYYNDPNMWHFRFNGPTPEALVKGRERIYFDHFWNDFAADKNHSLSESDRQAYTAAYSRPGRMRAGWAYFVSFQQAAKDFAEFAKTQLPMQVLSICGEKASADFLGRQMKLVAPDATVIVLKNTGHWVLEEDPNETIEALMKFL
- a CDS encoding alpha/beta hydrolase, with the translated sequence LKRRVKMPFVTTKDNAQIYYKDWGNGQPIVFSHGWPLSADDWDAQMLYFGQHGYRVIAHDRRGHGRSTQTWDGNEMDTYADDLAALTEKLDLRNVIHVGHSTGGGEVARYIGRHGSERVAMAVLISAVPPLMLRTEKNPGGLPISVFDDLRVQYVADRAQFYKNITLPFYGYNRPGAKISEGVREHWWLQGMMGGVKAHYDCIKAFSETDFTEDLRNIDVPTLILHGDDDQIVPIGASALMSAKLVKNATLKVYPGFPHGMPTTNAEQINADLLGFIKRAERAAA